The proteins below are encoded in one region of Streptomyces ficellus:
- the mycP gene encoding type VII secretion-associated serine protease mycosin, which produces MTHTHPYGRLVTAAAATALALVTVPAPPAVADDSTQCTFPGKKYEGRPWALQRVLLDELWKQSTGKDVRVAVIDTGVDVKNPQLTKAVDSKSGINLIPKGIKDENGNKIERGKEDGTTDTVGHGTKVAGIVAARPAKGTGFVGLAPDATIIPIQQNDADGHGTAETLATAIRHAIDEEADVINISQDTAKAVKPAPALQEAVDAALAENIVVVASAGNDGLGGNVKETYPASFDGVLAVAAADRNNERAAFSQSGDFVGVAAPGVDMVSTVPGGGHCADNGTSFSAPYVAGLAALIKSKHQDWTQKQIVAQIQQTAERSVAGHDRLVGWGVVDPVRALTEDDKPIEAPVAHEGVTRAEAPTPAELHLGETPDQRNARLATYVVIGGGVLVAALAGVAVALRDSRRRARRVARLQAHGGQVE; this is translated from the coding sequence ATGACCCACACCCACCCCTACGGCCGCCTGGTGACGGCCGCGGCCGCCACCGCGCTGGCCCTCGTCACCGTGCCCGCGCCCCCGGCCGTCGCGGACGACAGCACCCAGTGCACCTTCCCGGGCAAGAAGTACGAGGGCCGCCCCTGGGCGCTGCAACGCGTCCTGCTGGACGAGCTGTGGAAACAGTCCACCGGCAAGGACGTACGGGTCGCCGTCATCGACACCGGCGTCGACGTCAAGAACCCGCAGCTGACGAAGGCCGTCGACAGCAAAAGCGGCATCAACCTGATTCCCAAGGGCATCAAGGACGAGAACGGCAACAAGATCGAACGCGGCAAGGAGGACGGCACCACGGACACCGTGGGCCACGGCACCAAGGTCGCCGGCATCGTCGCCGCCCGCCCGGCCAAGGGCACCGGCTTCGTCGGCCTCGCGCCCGACGCCACGATCATCCCGATCCAGCAGAACGACGCCGACGGACACGGCACCGCCGAGACCCTGGCGACCGCCATCAGGCACGCCATCGACGAAGAAGCCGACGTCATCAACATCTCGCAGGACACCGCCAAGGCGGTGAAGCCCGCCCCGGCCCTTCAGGAAGCGGTGGACGCGGCCCTGGCCGAGAACATCGTGGTCGTCGCCTCGGCGGGCAACGACGGCCTCGGCGGCAACGTCAAGGAGACGTACCCCGCCTCGTTCGACGGAGTGCTGGCCGTGGCCGCCGCCGACCGCAACAACGAACGCGCGGCCTTCTCGCAGTCGGGCGACTTCGTCGGCGTCGCGGCACCGGGCGTCGACATGGTCTCCACCGTCCCCGGCGGCGGCCACTGCGCGGACAACGGCACCAGCTTCTCCGCCCCGTACGTGGCGGGCCTCGCGGCGCTCATCAAGAGCAAGCACCAGGACTGGACGCAGAAGCAGATCGTCGCCCAGATCCAGCAGACCGCCGAGCGTTCGGTCGCCGGTCACGACCGGCTCGTCGGCTGGGGCGTCGTCGACCCGGTCCGCGCCCTCACGGAGGACGACAAGCCCATCGAGGCCCCGGTCGCCCACGAGGGCGTCACCCGCGCCGAAGCCCCCACCCCCGCCGAACTCCACCTCGGCGAAACCCCCGACCAGCGCAACGCCCGCCTCGCCACGTACGTGGTCATCGGCGGCGGCGTCCTGGTCGCCGCACTCGCGGGCGTGGCGGTCGCCCTCCGCGACTCCCGACGCCGCGCGAGACGCGTTGCACGGTTGCAGGCGCACGGCGGGCAAGTGGAGTGA
- the eccB gene encoding type VII secretion protein EccB: MASRRDELNAYTFAKRRLVAQFVQPNTTGSEEGAPRPLRAVLPGAIVGAVVLAVFAAWGMFKPVAPKQWDTPGENVIIASKSTTRYVVLKTGDKKQLHPVLNMSSAKLLLLPDKGKVINVDESVLDNGKIPHGATLGIPYAPDRLPDAKEAGAAKRWAVCERPGEGGRAIQKAAFVFADREENRTEGASRLRGGELLYVEGPDKARYVVDAGGTAYPVKKDELLLRQLVGQGRAAQRVSAAWLDTLHRGDTITFPTVPGQAGEPAGVPGLLDDDDNEVGTVLIATDGTKKQHYVVLKGRVAPVSDFMAKLLLNSRELIGLGQAGQAKSVSAGAFEPGEAFGDDKKWPEYAPKPVNEAGIADGSRNTVCNVLREVDGDTGATTLSTWAGSDFPATLPTGSSSAYVTPGSGQLFRQFKGSTTDSGFLFLVTDTGLRYAMQSNGDSATADAGIGSSGSKEEKRAREQEAQQAQNRLGYKGVDPVPVPAAWSTFLPTGPRLSTGAARQPQGS; this comes from the coding sequence ATGGCATCACGACGGGACGAACTCAACGCCTATACCTTCGCAAAGCGGAGGCTTGTTGCGCAGTTCGTGCAGCCGAACACCACCGGCTCAGAGGAGGGCGCTCCTCGTCCGCTGCGAGCGGTGCTGCCGGGAGCCATCGTCGGCGCGGTGGTCCTCGCCGTCTTCGCGGCGTGGGGCATGTTCAAGCCGGTGGCGCCCAAGCAGTGGGACACCCCCGGTGAGAACGTCATCATCGCCAGCAAGTCGACCACGCGGTACGTGGTGCTGAAGACCGGCGACAAGAAGCAACTCCACCCGGTCCTCAACATGTCCTCGGCGAAGCTCCTGCTGCTCCCCGACAAGGGCAAGGTCATCAACGTCGACGAGTCGGTGCTCGACAACGGCAAGATCCCGCACGGCGCCACCCTCGGCATCCCCTACGCCCCAGACCGGCTGCCCGACGCCAAGGAGGCCGGCGCGGCCAAGCGCTGGGCGGTGTGCGAACGCCCCGGAGAGGGCGGCCGGGCCATCCAGAAGGCCGCGTTCGTCTTCGCCGACCGCGAGGAGAACAGGACCGAGGGCGCGAGCCGCCTGCGCGGTGGTGAACTCCTGTACGTGGAAGGCCCCGACAAGGCCCGCTACGTGGTGGACGCCGGGGGCACCGCGTACCCGGTGAAGAAGGACGAGCTGCTCCTGCGTCAGCTGGTCGGACAGGGCCGCGCCGCCCAGCGCGTGTCCGCCGCCTGGCTCGACACCCTCCACCGGGGCGACACCATCACCTTCCCCACCGTCCCCGGCCAGGCCGGCGAGCCCGCCGGAGTACCCGGGCTGCTCGACGACGACGACAACGAGGTGGGCACGGTCCTCATCGCCACGGACGGCACGAAGAAGCAGCACTACGTCGTCCTGAAGGGACGGGTCGCTCCTGTCTCCGACTTCATGGCCAAGCTCCTCCTCAACAGCCGTGAGCTGATCGGCCTGGGGCAGGCGGGGCAGGCCAAGTCGGTCAGCGCCGGTGCCTTCGAGCCGGGCGAGGCGTTCGGCGACGACAAGAAGTGGCCGGAGTACGCCCCCAAGCCCGTCAACGAGGCCGGCATCGCCGACGGCAGCCGCAACACCGTGTGCAACGTGCTCCGCGAGGTCGACGGCGACACCGGAGCGACCACGCTGAGCACCTGGGCGGGCAGCGACTTCCCCGCCACCCTGCCCACCGGTTCCAGCAGCGCCTACGTCACGCCCGGGTCGGGCCAGTTGTTCCGGCAGTTCAAGGGCTCCACCACCGACTCGGGCTTCCTCTTCCTCGTCACCGACACCGGCCTGCGGTACGCGATGCAGTCCAACGGCGACAGCGCCACGGCCGACGCGGGCATCGGCTCGTCCGGCTCCAAGGAGGAGAAGCGGGCGCGCGAGCAGGAGGCGCAGCAGGCCCAGAACCGGCTCGGCTACAAGGGCGTGGACCCGGTACCGGTGCCCGCCGCCTGGTCGACCTTCCTGCCGACCGGCCCCCGGCTGTCCACCGGCGCGGCACGCCAGCCGCAGGGATCCTGA
- the eccE gene encoding type VII secretion protein EccE produces MGTATRARSGRTSERAPGTSRRQRSNGGSDTARGGGDNGPRGGRGNTRNGDARRNGRPDDRPNARSASAVREIPATTTLRPLARTSRVGPFQLRQLVLVEAALALAATGVALGGLWLVPTCAAACLLVLFAVIRRRGQALQDWLSTALALRSRRRNATVPTPDADPTLASVAESVPGFRPFPYVDRERRTVGMLGDGTFLTAVVRIEAQGAGLRPASGARALPLSVLGDALAVDDIALESVQLVQQVRPAPAPHLPQQAVARLSYAPLHERTGAPALRMTWVALKLDPELCAEAVKARGGGVEGAQRCLVRAADHVASRMTGAGFQAAVLDQEELNSTIATAACANPRLAARASQPGAAPQRRTAETSRVWRCDDRWHTTYAVGRWPELGRGATPLPKLVSLLTSVPAYATTVSFTLRRGTRQGATNVRGHIRITGGSDTELVGVRRALEQAARAAKVGLQRLDREQLPGVLATLPLGGGR; encoded by the coding sequence ATGGGTACGGCGACGCGCGCGCGAAGTGGGCGGACATCCGAACGGGCCCCCGGCACTTCCCGACGGCAACGGAGTAACGGCGGCAGCGACACGGCACGTGGCGGCGGTGACAACGGGCCTCGCGGCGGCCGCGGCAACACCCGCAACGGCGACGCACGACGCAACGGCCGGCCCGACGACAGACCCAACGCCCGGTCCGCGTCCGCGGTTCGGGAGATCCCCGCGACGACCACACTGCGCCCCCTCGCACGCACCAGCCGCGTCGGACCCTTCCAGCTGCGGCAGTTGGTCCTGGTGGAGGCGGCGCTCGCACTGGCGGCGACCGGAGTCGCCCTCGGCGGGCTCTGGCTCGTCCCCACCTGCGCCGCCGCCTGCCTCCTCGTCCTGTTCGCCGTGATCCGCCGCCGCGGCCAGGCACTTCAGGACTGGCTGTCCACCGCACTCGCCCTCCGCTCCCGCAGGCGCAACGCCACGGTCCCCACCCCCGACGCCGACCCCACGCTCGCGAGCGTCGCGGAGAGCGTCCCTGGCTTCCGCCCGTTCCCCTACGTCGACCGCGAGCGCCGCACCGTCGGCATGCTGGGCGACGGGACCTTCCTGACCGCGGTCGTGCGGATCGAGGCCCAGGGAGCCGGACTGCGCCCCGCCTCCGGCGCCCGCGCACTGCCCCTTTCGGTACTCGGCGACGCCCTCGCCGTCGACGACATCGCTCTGGAATCCGTGCAGTTGGTGCAGCAGGTGCGGCCGGCCCCCGCTCCGCACCTGCCCCAGCAGGCCGTGGCGCGGCTGTCGTACGCACCGCTGCACGAGCGGACCGGGGCGCCCGCGCTGCGCATGACCTGGGTGGCCCTCAAGCTGGACCCGGAGCTGTGCGCGGAGGCCGTCAAGGCGCGCGGCGGCGGCGTCGAGGGCGCGCAGCGCTGCCTGGTGCGCGCCGCCGACCACGTGGCGAGCCGGATGACCGGGGCCGGTTTCCAGGCCGCCGTCCTGGACCAGGAGGAGCTCAACTCCACCATCGCCACAGCCGCTTGCGCGAATCCGCGGCTCGCGGCGCGGGCGTCCCAGCCCGGAGCGGCACCGCAGCGCCGTACGGCCGAGACGTCACGGGTGTGGCGGTGCGACGACCGCTGGCACACCACGTACGCCGTCGGCCGCTGGCCCGAGCTGGGCCGGGGCGCGACGCCGCTGCCCAAGCTGGTGTCGCTGCTCACCTCCGTACCGGCGTACGCGACCACGGTCAGCTTCACCCTGCGCCGCGGCACCCGCCAGGGCGCGACGAACGTCCGCGGCCACATCCGCATCACCGGCGGCTCCGACACCGAACTCGTCGGCGTGCGGCGCGCGTTGGAGCAGGCCGCCCGGGCCGCGAAGGTGGGCCTCCAGCGGTTGGACCGCGAACAGCTGCCGGGCGTGCTGGCGACGCTGCCGCTGGGAGGTGGCCGCTGA
- a CDS encoding DUF397 domain-containing protein: MGSAEEKDALYALDISGVEWHGAPGTSADEERVEIAYLPGGAVAMRSSLEPETVLRYTEAEWEAFVLGARDGEFDLN; this comes from the coding sequence ATGGGTAGCGCAGAGGAGAAGGACGCGCTGTACGCACTCGACATCTCCGGCGTCGAGTGGCACGGCGCCCCGGGTACGAGCGCGGACGAGGAACGCGTGGAGATCGCGTACCTTCCGGGCGGCGCCGTCGCCATGCGCTCGTCCCTCGAACCGGAAACCGTCCTGCGGTACACCGAGGCCGAGTGGGAGGCCTTCGTGCTCGGTGCGCGGGACGGCGAGTTCGACCTGAACTGA
- a CDS encoding SCO5717 family growth-regulating ATPase: MNGDRDDIHGSWNIPVEESDADPAEMTGEFTIDYTPPAWYTQNAGDTSGGGTPATPATPPPPPHGATPVAVPGPPPAPHDGGFESNWTPDAPVAPVVPNASDGSGTPAPAAPAEPAPVPEAPAPPAAPPTPPAAAPVAATEPAETSAPADEAPQPFGGGDVESGATMRFSPAALKREMAEIAEREAAKSAAAEGSSANSGDPGDSEAPSDAAAGSTGTDASEGTAAETGAAEAGADAPVEEPTDGTPDTVTDPAPQDPAPQPTPPQDAPPQGTAPQDAVPQDTPPQDTPPPAPEQVQAQAAAPAQAQPPVPEAVQPWAAAPAQVPGQQGAELPPLPPAFQPAAPAGAPQWPAPQVPSPEQQVPSAPAQAQPPAAPLPPQAGYGFPHPGQPQAQPQAQPAGGYGFPQPGQPQGGYGFPHPGQPQPVQQPSQPGPSGALPPQAPAPQAPAPQGGYGFPQQPHPGQPNPHQPHPQHPQHPHHPHQAQPHQPQPPHLQQPDAPQPNAPQPPVDPRTGAAWPTSVQHDQRERSVPGAPLGYTAAVELSSDRLLRNNKQKAKSSRNPSAANRFKLGGKKEEAERQRKLELIRTPVLSCYRIAVISLKGGVGKTTTTTALGATLATERQDKILAIDANPDAGTLGRRVRRETGATIRDLVQAIPYLNSYMDIRRFTSQAPSGLEIIANDVDPAVSTTFNDEDYRRAIDVLGKQYPVILTDSGTGLLYSAMRGVLDLADQLIIISTPSVDGASSASTTLDWLSAHGYADLVQRSITVISGVRETGKMIKVDDIVQHFETRCRGVIVVPFDEHLSAGAEVDLDMMRPKTREAYFNLSAMVAEDFARAQQAQGLWTGDGQGSVPPQMAPPVPGQQPVPGQQPMPGQQPMPGQPYPGQQPYPGQPYAPQQPGVPPQGWQPYQQPGQPMPPAQNAPNAQHPPQHQHPQAPQAPQAPHSPQHPQPQPTQNPHPQQQPHPGWPQQQPPQQPPQAPPAPQQ; encoded by the coding sequence GTGAACGGCGATCGGGACGACATCCACGGGAGCTGGAACATTCCCGTCGAGGAGTCCGACGCGGATCCCGCCGAGATGACGGGTGAGTTCACCATCGACTACACCCCGCCCGCCTGGTACACGCAGAACGCGGGTGACACGTCGGGCGGCGGGACGCCTGCCACACCTGCCACGCCTCCCCCGCCGCCGCACGGGGCGACGCCGGTGGCCGTGCCGGGGCCGCCGCCCGCGCCGCACGACGGCGGCTTCGAGTCGAACTGGACGCCGGACGCCCCCGTTGCGCCCGTTGTGCCCAATGCGTCCGATGGGTCCGGTACGCCGGCCCCGGCGGCGCCCGCCGAGCCCGCACCCGTACCGGAGGCGCCGGCCCCGCCTGCCGCTCCCCCCACTCCCCCCGCCGCGGCCCCGGTCGCCGCCACCGAGCCCGCGGAGACGTCCGCGCCCGCGGACGAGGCACCGCAGCCCTTCGGGGGCGGGGACGTGGAGAGCGGCGCGACCATGCGCTTCTCCCCGGCCGCGCTGAAGCGCGAGATGGCCGAGATCGCGGAGCGCGAGGCGGCGAAGTCGGCGGCGGCCGAGGGTTCGTCCGCGAACTCCGGGGACCCCGGCGACTCCGAGGCCCCGTCGGACGCTGCCGCCGGCAGCACCGGGACGGACGCCTCCGAAGGGACGGCCGCCGAGACGGGCGCGGCCGAAGCCGGCGCGGACGCCCCGGTGGAGGAGCCGACGGACGGCACCCCCGACACGGTGACCGACCCGGCACCCCAGGACCCCGCACCCCAGCCCACCCCGCCGCAGGACGCCCCACCGCAGGGCACCGCCCCCCAGGACGCCGTTCCGCAGGACACCCCGCCGCAGGACACTCCGCCGCCCGCCCCCGAGCAGGTGCAGGCGCAGGCAGCCGCGCCCGCGCAGGCTCAGCCGCCCGTGCCCGAGGCGGTGCAGCCGTGGGCGGCCGCACCCGCGCAGGTGCCCGGCCAGCAGGGCGCCGAGCTACCGCCGCTGCCGCCCGCGTTCCAGCCGGCCGCGCCGGCGGGTGCGCCGCAGTGGCCCGCCCCGCAGGTCCCGTCACCGGAGCAGCAGGTCCCGTCCGCCCCCGCACAGGCCCAGCCGCCCGCCGCACCGCTGCCCCCGCAGGCCGGGTACGGCTTCCCGCACCCCGGCCAGCCCCAGGCACAGCCCCAGGCGCAGCCCGCGGGCGGCTACGGGTTCCCCCAGCCCGGCCAGCCCCAGGGCGGGTACGGCTTCCCCCACCCGGGGCAGCCGCAGCCGGTGCAGCAGCCGTCGCAGCCCGGGCCCAGCGGTGCGCTGCCTCCGCAGGCTCCGGCACCGCAGGCTCCGGCCCCCCAGGGCGGGTACGGGTTCCCGCAGCAGCCCCACCCCGGGCAGCCGAACCCGCACCAGCCCCACCCGCAGCACCCGCAGCACCCGCACCACCCGCACCAGGCGCAGCCCCACCAGCCCCAGCCGCCCCACCTCCAGCAGCCGGACGCTCCGCAGCCGAACGCCCCGCAGCCGCCCGTCGACCCGCGGACCGGCGCCGCCTGGCCGACGTCCGTCCAGCACGACCAGCGCGAGCGGTCCGTACCGGGAGCGCCGCTCGGCTACACGGCGGCCGTCGAGCTGTCGTCCGACCGCCTGCTGCGCAACAACAAGCAGAAGGCCAAGTCCAGCCGCAACCCCTCCGCCGCCAACCGCTTCAAGCTCGGCGGCAAGAAGGAGGAGGCGGAGCGGCAGCGCAAGCTCGAACTGATCCGTACGCCGGTGCTGTCGTGCTACCGGATCGCCGTCATCTCGCTCAAGGGCGGCGTCGGCAAGACCACGACGACCACCGCCCTCGGCGCGACCCTGGCGACCGAGCGGCAGGACAAGATCCTCGCGATCGACGCCAACCCGGACGCCGGTACGCTCGGCCGCCGCGTGCGCCGCGAGACCGGGGCCACGATCCGCGACCTCGTCCAGGCCATCCCGTACCTGAACTCGTACATGGACATCCGCCGCTTCACCTCGCAGGCGCCCTCCGGTCTGGAGATCATCGCCAACGACGTGGACCCGGCCGTCTCGACGACGTTCAACGACGAGGACTACCGGCGCGCGATCGACGTGCTGGGCAAGCAGTACCCGGTCATCCTCACCGACTCCGGGACGGGTCTGCTCTACAGCGCGATGCGCGGTGTGCTGGACCTCGCGGACCAGCTGATCATCATCTCGACCCCCTCGGTCGACGGTGCGTCGAGCGCGTCGACCACGCTCGACTGGCTGTCCGCGCACGGCTACGCGGACCTGGTGCAGCGTTCCATCACGGTGATCTCGGGTGTCCGGGAGACCGGAAAGATGATCAAGGTCGACGACATCGTGCAGCACTTCGAGACACGCTGCCGCGGTGTGATCGTGGTGCCCTTCGACGAGCACCTGTCCGCGGGCGCGGAGGTGGACCTCGACATGATGCGGCCGAAGACGCGCGAGGCGTACTTCAACCTCTCCGCGATGGTCGCCGAGGACTTCGCCCGGGCGCAGCAGGCGCAAGGGCTGTGGACCGGCGACGGACAGGGCTCCGTGCCTCCGCAGATGGCGCCGCCGGTACCGGGACAGCAGCCCGTACCCGGTCAGCAGCCGATGCCGGGGCAGCAGCCGATGCCCGGGCAGCCGTACCCGGGCCAGCAGCCGTACCCGGGGCAGCCGTACGCGCCGCAGCAGCCCGGCGTACCGCCGCAGGGCTGGCAGCCGTACCAGCAGCCGGGCCAGCCCATGCCCCCGGCGCAGAACGCGCCGAACGCGCAGCACCCCCCGCAACACCAGCACCCCCAGGCACCCCAAGCTCCCCAGGCACCCCACTCCCCCCAGCACCCCCAGCCCCAACCCACACAGAATCCTCACCCGCAGCAGCAGCCGCACCCCGGGTGGCCGCAGCAGCAGCCCCCGCAGCAGCCTCCGCAGGCGCCGCCAGCCCCTCAGCAGTAG
- a CDS encoding ABC transporter substrate-binding protein gives MVTMAPHRSLRVFLASGIAATSLALGHPAQADEGDGSKDKSVLTVAVSQSVDSLSPFLAQRLVSTSIHRLTYEYLTNYDAKDARTIPGLATAWKPSPDKLTWTYTIRDDSTWSDGKQATAEDAAWTFNTMMTDENAATANGSFTANFERVTAPDPRTLVIKLKKPQATMTALDVPIVPKHIWEKVGDFSKFNNDKQFPIVGNGPFVITDYKVDQYVKLEPNKSFWRGAPKFDELVLRYYKDGDAAVAALRKGEVSFVPNLTPAQAASLKSAGNIRVNDAPGRRFFALATNPGARARDGKKFGSGHPALLDPAVRRALFQAVDRETIVEKVFQGHAVEGEGYIPPRFGTYFWKPAPAQKVSHDPAAAARLLDRAGYRENGSGKRVGKDGRPLDFRILCHATDPHDKAVGKYLQEWWGELGIGLKVDCLDNVSDPWAKGDYDLAFDGWSVNPDPDFVLSIHTCAALPATPKDTGATDNFICDKKYDELYAKQAVEYDPAARADLVRQLQSRLYDTGYMNVMAYPNAVEAYRTDQIKSITTMPSDGGNIYGQDGYWSWWSAEPATGGTGDDGGAPTGMWIGIGAAAVVLVAVAAGVAVRRRSTADDRE, from the coding sequence ATGGTCACCATGGCTCCACACCGCTCCCTCCGCGTGTTTCTCGCCTCAGGCATAGCCGCCACCTCACTCGCCCTCGGCCATCCGGCGCAGGCGGACGAGGGGGACGGGAGCAAGGACAAGTCCGTCCTCACCGTCGCCGTGTCGCAGAGTGTGGATTCCCTGAGCCCGTTCCTCGCCCAGCGGCTGGTCTCCACCAGCATCCACCGGCTGACCTACGAGTACCTCACCAACTACGACGCGAAGGACGCCCGCACCATCCCGGGCCTCGCCACCGCCTGGAAGCCGTCGCCGGACAAACTGACGTGGACGTACACCATCCGCGACGACTCCACGTGGTCCGACGGCAAGCAGGCCACGGCCGAGGACGCCGCCTGGACGTTCAACACGATGATGACGGACGAGAACGCCGCCACCGCCAACGGCAGCTTCACCGCCAACTTCGAGCGGGTCACCGCGCCCGATCCGCGCACGCTCGTCATCAAGCTGAAGAAGCCGCAGGCGACGATGACCGCCCTCGACGTGCCGATCGTCCCCAAGCACATCTGGGAGAAGGTCGGGGACTTCTCGAAGTTCAACAACGACAAGCAGTTCCCGATCGTCGGGAACGGACCGTTCGTCATCACCGACTACAAGGTCGACCAGTACGTGAAGCTCGAACCCAACAAGAGCTTCTGGCGCGGTGCGCCGAAGTTCGACGAGCTGGTGCTGCGCTACTACAAGGACGGTGACGCCGCCGTCGCCGCCCTGCGCAAGGGCGAGGTCTCCTTCGTGCCGAACCTCACCCCCGCCCAGGCCGCGTCGCTGAAGTCGGCCGGGAACATCAGGGTGAACGACGCGCCCGGCCGCCGCTTCTTCGCCCTCGCCACCAACCCGGGCGCACGCGCGCGGGACGGGAAGAAGTTCGGCAGCGGTCACCCCGCCCTGCTCGACCCGGCGGTGCGCAGGGCGCTGTTCCAGGCCGTCGACCGGGAGACGATCGTCGAGAAGGTCTTCCAGGGCCACGCCGTGGAGGGCGAGGGCTACATCCCGCCGCGCTTCGGCACGTACTTCTGGAAGCCGGCACCCGCGCAGAAGGTCAGCCACGACCCCGCCGCCGCCGCGCGGCTCCTCGACCGGGCCGGATACCGCGAGAACGGCAGCGGCAAGCGCGTCGGCAAGGACGGCAGGCCGCTCGACTTCCGCATCCTGTGCCACGCCACCGACCCCCACGACAAGGCGGTCGGCAAGTACCTCCAGGAGTGGTGGGGCGAGCTGGGCATCGGACTGAAGGTCGACTGCCTGGACAACGTCTCCGACCCGTGGGCCAAGGGCGACTACGACCTCGCCTTCGACGGCTGGTCCGTCAACCCCGACCCCGACTTCGTCCTGTCCATCCACACCTGCGCGGCGCTGCCCGCCACCCCCAAGGACACCGGCGCCACCGACAACTTCATCTGCGACAAGAAGTACGACGAGCTGTACGCCAAGCAGGCGGTCGAGTACGACCCCGCCGCACGCGCCGACCTCGTGCGCCAGTTGCAGTCGCGGCTGTACGACACGGGGTACATGAACGTCATGGCGTACCCCAACGCGGTGGAGGCCTACCGCACCGACCAGATCAAGTCGATCACCACGATGCCGTCGGACGGCGGCAACATCTACGGCCAGGACGGCTACTGGAGCTGGTGGTCCGCCGAGCCGGCCACCGGCGGCACGGGTGACGACGGCGGCGCGCCCACCGGCATGTGGATCGGGATCGGGGCCGCAGCGGTCGTCCTCGTCGCCGTGGCCGCCGGGGTCGCCGTACGCCGCCGCTCCACCGCCGACGACCGCGAGTAG
- a CDS encoding ABC transporter permease: MARRPGTTTSGYPRYLAGKLGGAAVSLFAVLVTSFFLFRIVPGDPVRAMTHGMPTSAEQMATLRRQFGLDLPLWQQFTDYCGKALTGDLGTSYQFRAPVGELIAHKLPATLLLTGVAVVLYSAIGLWLGTRSAWRHGSPGDRLHTGVALTLWSVPSFWLGLLLIIVFSVGVGPVPGMFPTGGMESGTETGFGHVLDVAHHMVLPVLTLVAVGYAQTLLVMRASLLDEMGGDYLTTARAKGLRDDLVRRRHAVPNALLPTVTMIFINLGHVAAGSILVETVFSWPGLGGLFYQALSVPDLPLVQGLFVVFAGAMIVMNLLADLLYPLLDPRVGR; the protein is encoded by the coding sequence GTGGCGCGGCGCCCGGGCACCACGACGAGCGGCTATCCGCGCTACCTGGCGGGCAAGCTGGGCGGCGCGGCGGTCTCCCTGTTCGCCGTGCTCGTCACCAGCTTCTTCCTCTTCCGTATCGTCCCCGGCGACCCGGTCAGGGCCATGACGCACGGCATGCCGACCTCCGCCGAGCAAATGGCCACCCTGCGCAGGCAGTTCGGCCTCGACCTGCCGCTGTGGCAGCAGTTCACCGACTACTGCGGCAAGGCCCTGACCGGCGACCTCGGCACGTCGTACCAGTTCCGCGCACCCGTGGGCGAACTGATCGCGCACAAGCTCCCGGCGACGCTCCTGCTCACCGGTGTGGCCGTCGTCCTCTACTCGGCGATCGGTCTGTGGCTCGGCACCCGTTCCGCGTGGCGCCACGGCAGCCCCGGCGACAGGCTGCACACCGGCGTGGCGCTGACCCTCTGGTCGGTCCCGTCGTTCTGGCTCGGGCTGCTGCTCATCATCGTCTTCTCGGTGGGCGTCGGCCCGGTCCCCGGCATGTTCCCGACGGGCGGGATGGAGTCCGGCACCGAGACGGGCTTCGGTCACGTCCTCGACGTCGCCCACCACATGGTGCTGCCCGTCCTCACGCTGGTCGCCGTCGGATACGCGCAGACGCTGCTGGTGATGCGCGCCTCGCTGCTCGACGAGATGGGCGGCGACTACCTGACGACCGCCCGGGCGAAGGGCCTGCGCGACGACCTCGTACGCCGCCGGCACGCCGTACCCAACGCCCTGCTGCCCACCGTCACCATGATCTTCATCAACCTGGGGCACGTGGCGGCCGGGTCGATCCTCGTCGAGACGGTGTTCTCCTGGCCGGGCCTCGGCGGACTGTTCTACCAGGCGCTGTCCGTGCCGGACCTCCCGCTCGTCCAGGGGCTGTTCGTGGTGTTCGCCGGCGCGATGATCGTGATGAACCTCCTCGCCGACCTGCTGTACCCGCTGCTCGACCCCCGGGTGGGCCGATGA